From a region of the Pseudanabaena sp. ABRG5-3 genome:
- a CDS encoding IS4 family transposase: MKEINLFREKLHEHLQWNGARLAFVSMFLIALMRVKTVNLTEIATGFSGKAKVESHYKRLQRFFREFEVDYESIALMVVKVMKIPEPWVISIDRTDWKFGKMVFNVLTLGVVHHGIAFPLVWMMLDKKGNSNTRERCELCNRFLEIFGDGKIDFLTADREFVGEEWFDYLLCDPSTRFRIRIRKNTLLDDGQKQLRADVCFQDLQVGQSKVLSKPRLVWQHWLYIAAMRLDDGDLLIVATAHDHNRAIADYAKRWAIETLFGCFKSRGFCLEATHIQHPERLSKLIALLTLALCWAFSSGLWLAQINPLKPKKHGRLPKSIFRLGFDFLRHFIFDLHLNSQAFFNSIKFLSCT; the protein is encoded by the coding sequence GTGAAAGAGATTAACCTATTTCGCGAAAAGTTGCATGAGCATCTGCAATGGAATGGAGCAAGACTAGCATTTGTATCGATGTTCTTGATTGCACTAATGCGAGTAAAGACAGTAAACCTAACCGAAATCGCTACAGGATTTAGTGGTAAAGCCAAAGTCGAATCGCACTATAAGCGGTTACAGAGATTTTTTCGAGAGTTTGAAGTGGACTATGAAAGCATCGCTTTAATGGTCGTCAAAGTGATGAAAATACCCGAACCATGGGTAATTTCCATCGACCGCACCGATTGGAAATTCGGCAAGATGGTGTTTAATGTGCTGACCTTGGGAGTAGTGCATCACGGTATCGCCTTCCCGTTGGTATGGATGATGCTGGACAAAAAAGGTAACTCGAACACCCGTGAACGATGTGAATTGTGTAATCGATTTCTGGAAATATTTGGAGACGGCAAAATCGACTTTTTGACCGCAGACCGTGAATTTGTGGGGGAAGAATGGTTTGATTACTTGCTTTGTGACCCATCTACCCGTTTTCGTATCCGTATTCGCAAAAACACCTTGCTTGATGATGGGCAGAAACAACTACGGGCTGATGTTTGTTTCCAAGATCTCCAAGTTGGTCAATCAAAAGTATTGTCCAAGCCCAGACTAGTTTGGCAACATTGGCTTTATATTGCGGCTATGCGTCTTGATGATGGTGATTTGTTAATTGTTGCCACTGCTCATGACCATAATAGGGCTATTGCTGACTATGCTAAGCGTTGGGCGATTGAGACTTTATTTGGGTGTTTTAAATCTCGTGGCTTTTGTTTGGAGGCTACTCACATTCAACACCCTGAACGCCTTTCTAAACTTATTGCTTTACTAACTCTGGCTTTATGTTGGGCTTTTTCTTCTGGGCTTTGGCTTGCTCAAATCAATCCCCTCAAACCTAAAAAACATGGTCGCTTACCTAAAAGTATTTTTCGTCTTGGTTTTGATTTCCTGCGTCACTTCATCTTTGACTTACATCTCAATTCCCAAGCCTTCTTTAACTCCATTAAATTTTTGTCCTGTACTTAG